The Oncorhynchus nerka isolate Pitt River linkage group LG15, Oner_Uvic_2.0, whole genome shotgun sequence genome contains the following window.
AACTTTCGAATGGTAGTGTaaattactaaactgatctgcaTTTCCCCAGTAACTAATTAagaatgatcaaattaagatcttacaccTGTAGGTCCAGCCCTCAACAGAGAACTGACTGGTGTTTAATGTCCCTGTGCTGGACAATAAGGAGGCTGTCTGCAGGACagctctctggtctctctctctgagtgccttgtgctacgtgtgtgtgtgtgtgtgtgtgtgtgtgtgtgtgtgtgtgtgtgtgtgtgtgtgtgtgtgtgtgtgtgtgtgtgtgtgtgtgtgtgcacggtgtgtgtatgtgtgcacggTGTGtgcggtgtttgtgtgtgtgtgtgtgtgtgtgtgtgctgtgtttgtGTTTTGGGTGTATGTTTGCAcggtgtgtgcggtgtgtgtgtgtgcacggtgtatgcggtgtgtgtgtgtggtgtgtgtgtgtgtgtgcctgggtaGCGGTGGCATGAGAGACATAACAGGCAGCCTGCTCCCCTCCCAGTCTGGTCCTGACCAACACCCCAACGTGTAATTAATAGTGAGAGGGTTTTAACGTGAGGCATTCTGTTTCCTCACAAGCAGACAGAGACCATTAACCATAGATATACTGACTTTGAAATGAGAGGGTTTTATACACATCCAACTGAAATGAGAGGGTTTAACACACATCCAACTGAAATGAGAGGGTTTTACACACATCCAACTGAAATGAGAGGGTTTTACACAAATCCAACTGAAATGAGAGGGTTTTACACACATCCAACTGAAATGAGAGGGTTTTACACACATCCAACTGAAATGAGAGGGTTTTACACACATCCAACTGAAATGAGAGGGTTTTACACACATCCAACTGAAATGAGAGGGTTTTACACACATCCAACTGAAATGAGAGGGTTTTACACACATCCAACTGAAATGAGAGGGTTTTACACACATCCAACTGAAATGAGAGGGTTTTACACACATCCAACTGAAATGAGAGGGTTTTACACACATCCAACTGAAATGAGAGGGTTTTACACACATCCAACTGAAATGAGAGGGTTTTACACACATCCAACTGAAATGAGAGGGTTTTACACACATCCAACTGAAATGAGAGGGTTTTACACACATTGCCCAGCAGCTGGACGAAGCAAATAACTACTTTAGAGAAACAAGTAATGCTCACAGATCAGCCAGGGAGCACAGGCCTCCTGTCTGGACCATCTGGACCCACGCTGTGTAATATACAGTCATTACTCTAATACCTGTTGGACCCACGCTGCGTAATATACAGTCATTACTCTAATACCTGTTGGACCCACGCTGCGTAATATACAGTCATTACTCTAATACCGTCTGGACCCACGCTGCGTAATATACAGTCATTACTCTAATACCTGTTGGACCCACGCTGTGTAATATACAGTCATTACTCTAATACCTGTTGGACCCACGATGTGTAATATACAGTCATTACTCTAATACCTGTTGGACCCACGATGTGTAATATACAGTCATTACTCTAATACCGTCTGGACCCACGCTGTGTTATATACAGTCATTACTCTAATACCGTCTGGACCCATGCTGCGTAATATACAGTCATTACTCTAATACCGTCTGGACCCACGCTGCGTAATATACAGTCATTACTCTAATACCGTCTGGACCCACGCTGCGTAATATACAGTCATTACTCTAATACCGTCTGGACCCATGCTGCGTAATATACAGTCATTACTCTAATACCTGTTGGACCCATGCTGCGTAATATACAGTCATTACTCTAATACCTGTTGGACCCACGCTGCGTAATATACAGTCATTACTCTAATACCTGTTGGACCCACGCTGTGTAATATACAGTCATTACTCTAATACCGTCTGGACCCACGCTGTGTAATATACAGTCATTACTCTAATACCTGTTGGACCCATGCTGCATAATATACAGTCATTACTCTAATACCGTCTGGACCCACGCTGTGTTATATACAGTCATTACTCTAATACCTGTTGAACCCACGCTGTGTAATATACAGTCATTACTCTAATACCGTCTGGACCCACGCTGTGTAACATACAGTCATTACTCTAATACCGTCTGGACACAGGAcctagaacacagagaacacaggacacaggacacaggacctagaacacagagaacacaggacacaggacacaggacctAGAACACGGAGAACACAGGACCTAGAACACGGAGAACACAGGACCTAGAACACGGAGAACACAGGACCTAGAACACAGGACCCAgaacacaggacacaggacacataacacaggacacaggacacaggacccATAACACAGAGATGACAGGACACAGGACCCATAACACAGGACACAGGACCTAGAACACAGAGATCACAGGACCCATAACACAGGACACAGGACCTAGAACACAGAGATCACAGGACCCAGGACCcaaaacacagagaacacaggacccagaacacaggacacaggacccagaacacagaacacaggaccCAGAACACAGGACACAGGACCCATAACACAGGACACATGACCTAGAACACAGAGATCACAGGACCCAGGACCCATAACACAGGACACAGGACCCGTAACACAGGACACAGGACCTAGACCACAGGACACAGAACACAGGACCTAGACCACAGAGAACACAGGACACAGGACCCAGGAACCATAAAACAGGACACAGGACCTAGACCACAGAACACAGGACCTAGACCACACAACACAGGACCCAGAACACAGAGAACACTCGACACAGGACCCATAACACAGGACACAGGGAGGGGCGATGGCCTCTGTCTCACCTGGCCGATCGAAAGGGAGTCGGGTTCAGATCCCGGGGATAATGGGGATAACGCAACCGATCGCGGAAAAGCTGGCGGGAGACCCAGGGAGAGTTGTCTTTTCTTTATGAAGGGATCTATAGTCTCGACAGTCTCTATAGagtctacagtatctatagtctCTCAGTCTCTACAGTCAGAAATGCTATAGTCTCTATAGACTCTGTAGTCTTGCCGCTTCCTATACATATAGAATTCCGTCTCGTGCACCTTATGCTAATATCAGTGGTTCTGAGACCATGTAGATACTTCTGATAAATACCTATAGACAATTGTCAGTGGGGATTTTCCTTCCCTCACTCTAGCCTTCTCCTGAGACGAGTTATATCCATCTCTTAAAATACTATGTTACCATTCCTCATTTATATGGTCAATTTGAatagttttattattattatttatataaattaatttcaattgactTGCTGAAATCAGTTGAGTTGTCCTTCTAGGTTTTAATTGACTCGCTGAAATCAGTTGCGTTGTCCTTCTAGGTTTTAATTGACTCGCTGAAATCAGTTGCGTTGTCCTTCTAGGTTTTAATTGACTCGCTGAAATCAGTTGCGTTGTCCTTCTAGGTTTTAATTGACTCGCTGAAATCAGTTGAGTTGTCCTTCTAGGTTTTAATTGACTCGCTGAAATCAGTTGAGTTGTCCTTCTAGGTTTTAATTGACTCGCTGAAATCAGTTGAGTTGTCCTTCTAGGTTTTAATTGACTCGCTGAAATCAGTTGCGTTGTCCTTCTAGGTTTTGTAGATGTTGTGTTTCCTCCTAGACTTGTCCCACGCGCGGGTCCTCGTGCTCTTTAAAGTGAGACGAGAATTTCCATTTATGCCTTCCCATGAACGCCCCACCGGTATTCCCTCTCAGAACGCCCCACCGGTATTCCCTCTCAGAACCCCCCACCGGTATTCCCTCTCAGAACGCCCCACCGGTATTCCCTCTCAGAACGCCCCACCGGTATTCCCTCTCAGAACGCCCCACCGGTATTCCCTCTCAGAACGCCCCACCGGTATTCCCTCTCAGAACCCCCCACCGGTATTCCCTCTCAGAACGCCCCACCGGTATTCCTCTCAGAACGCCCCCACCGGTATTCCCTCTCAGAACCCCCCACCGGTATTCCCTCTCAGAACGCCCCCACCGGTATTCCCTCTCAGAACGCCCCCACCGGTATTCCTCTCAGAACCCCCACCGGTATTCCCTCTCAGAACGCCCCACCGGTATTCCCTCTCAGAACCCCCACCGGTGTTCCCTCCCAGAACGCCCCCACCGGTATTCCTCCCAGAACCCCCCACCGGTATTCCTTCTCAGAACGCCCCACCGGTATTCCCTCTCAGAACGCCCCCACCGGTATTCCCTCTCAGAACGCCCCACCGGTATTCCCTCTCAGAACCCCCACCGGTGTTCCCTCCCAGAACGCCCCACCGGTATTCCTCCCAGAACCCCCACCGGTATTCCTTCTCAGAACGCCCCACCGGTATTCCCTCTCAGAACGCCCCACCGGTATTCCTCTCAGAACGCCCCCACCGGTATTCCCTCTCAGAACCCCCACCGGTATTCCTTCTCAGAACGCCCCCACCGGTATTCCCTCTCAGAACGCCCCACCGGTATTCCCTCTCAGAACCCTCCACCGGTATTCTCTCTCAGAACGCCCCACCGGTATTCCCTCTCAGAACCCCCCACCGGTATTCCCTCTCAGAACCCCCACCGGTATTCCCTCTCAGAACGCCCCCACCGGTATTCCCTCTCAGAACGCCCCACCGGTATTCCCTCTCAGAACCCCCACCGGTATTCCCTCTCAGAACGCCCCACCGGTATTCCCTCTCAGAACGCCCCCACCGGTATTCCCTCTCAGAACCCCCCACCGGTATTCCCTCTCAGAACGCCCCCACCGGTATTCCTCTCAGAACCCCCCACCGGTATTCCCTCTCAGAACGCCCCACCGGTATTCCCTCTCAGAACCCTCCACCGGTATTCCTCTCAGAACCCCCACCGGTATTCCCTCTCAGAACGCCCCACCGGTATTCCCTCTCAGAACCCCCACCGGTGTTCCCTCCCAGAACGCCCCCACCGGTATTCCCTCCCAGAACCCCCCACCGGTATTCCTTCTCAGAACGCCCCACCGGTATTCCCTCTCAGAACGCCCCACCGGTATTCCCTCTCAGAACGCCCCACCGGTATTCCCTCTCAGAACGCCCCACCGGTATTCCCTCTCAGAACCCTCCACCGGTATTCCCTCTCAGAACGCCCCACCGGTATCGCCTCTCAGAACCCCCCACCGGTATTCCCTCTCAGAACGCCCCACCGGTATTCCCTCTCAGAACGGTATTCCCTCTCAGAACGCCCCACCGGTATTCCCTCTCAGAACGCACCACCGGTATTCCCTCTCAGAACGGTATTCCCTCTCAGAACGCACCACCGGTATTCCCTCTCAGAACGGTATTCCGTCTCAGACCGCACCACCGGTATTCCCTCTCAGAATGGTATTCCCTCTCAGAACGCACCACCGGTATTCCCTCTCAGAACGATATTCCCTCTCAGAACGGTATTCCTTCTCAGAACGGTATTCCCTCTCAGAACGGTATTCCCTCTCAGAACGGTATAATCCCTCTCAGAACGGTATAATCCCTCTCAGAATGGTATAATCCCTCTCAGAATGGTATAATCCCTCTCAGAACGGTATAATCCCTCTCAGAACGGTATAATCCCTCCCAGAACGCACCACCGGTATTCCCTCTCAGACCTTCACTGATGGATCACGTTCGAGaagataaaaaaatatgtttgtgACGGCAAAATTATATTGGAAATTCAACACCTGAAGTCAATGTTAAATGAATCACTCTGCACTCAGTACAGGTTGATCAGAAGCTTCACTAGGACAGTCCCTTCAGTTATCTTACTgctacacagacaagttatatttgtaTGGTTTACATTATTCATCATTAACATTAGTTCTGCACGTGACTGACCAATACCTCACGAGGCTTCTTCTCTCAAAGCTGAGACATTGAAACTGAGATACTCCTTTTTGGTTCCCAGAGCAATGTTCTGGGCATACTACCTTAATTTCCTATACAGTGATAGTCACTTGCATGAACTGAACTGaattggttattagaaaagcagCATTTGGTGGCGTGGTTATGGCATTGAACTGAGCGGACGTGTTTCAAGTGCTCTCCTGCCaatttcagctaaaattattttAATCTCTTATTTTAAATCCCCGTAACATTGGAACAGAAATTTTCTTGGACAATTTCAGGCGTGTCTTCATCCATTATGAATCGACTTAAACATAGTCCTGGGGAAATGTTtatgttacttacaacctcatgctaatcacgttagcctacgttagctcaacctcatgcaaATCACGTTAGCCtgcgttagctcaacctcatgctaatcacgttagcctacgttagctcaacatcatgctaatcacattagcctacgttagctcaacctcatgctaatcacattagcctacgttagctcaacatCATGCTAATCacgttagcctacgttagctcaacatCATGCTAATCACGTTAGCTTTAATACTACTCATCCTTTTGTTTTAAAAACACCCTAAATATACGGCACGAAGTAAAGCAATAGCTGGGCGATTCCTCTGTATTATCCAGTTTTGCACCAATTTGGGGCAATGATAATTTCACACCTGGGTAAAAAATGACTTTGGGTTTTAAAGAAAGTGCAAATAAAAGGTATTGATAAAGTAATGGTTTGACACAATTAAAAAAAGGGGCTCATGTTGTTTTAAGAACCGAAATGAAAGATTTAATTTACCACAAAAAGCATTTGTTCAAATACTTACAATTGAGAAGCTTACTTTTTTCCCCCCAAGTCTAAAACAATCGGCCCTAAAAACCTCCTCTGACCACTTTAGAAACACTCTCTGTTATTATGTGTAATGGGAGATGTCAGATGACATCATTATATGAGAAAATGGTAGCTACTCATGAAGACAACTGCGATAGTAAAAGACTTCAGTGGATACAAGatatttcaatcaatcaatctaatttattcataaagcccttcttacatcagctgatgtcacaaagtgctgtacagaaacccagcactaaaaaccccaaacaacaagcaatgcaggtgtagatgcTCTAGTCCTCAGATACAGACGATGAAACACCCGCCTGAGATTGGATAATGACAACACGTCACCCCTGTAACACACATTTAGGCACCTTGTCTCATTGCCTGTGGGAATGTGCTAAGATACAAAAGGTTTGGAGCTCAGAACTGCGCTATATCTCTGAGATGACCTCTAACCCCAAAACCACTAATCCCTAAACTATGCATCCTAAATCTTGACCCAGAGAATACCTCTTTAcataggagagagaaggaaatggTTGACCTCTGTCTATTACAAGCTAGATGTTCAATTTCTCTCAACGAGGAAGTATGTCAGTTCCCCCTCACTTGGTCATTGTTTAAAAGAATTTGCGTCAAGCCTGGCTCtggaaaaatgtattttatatagtGAAAAAGAAAGCCCCAGAGTTTCATGATATTTGGGATCTGTTTTGTGAGTTTTTGTAATTGGAATTGTAAATCTGTATATCCTCAATTTTTGGGGGTGAATATTGGCTACAGTGGAAGTGCATTATCTGCGACTGCATACTACACTTTTTATGTTTTTTCTTCTT
Protein-coding sequences here:
- the LOC135559862 gene encoding uncharacterized protein DKFZp434B061-like, whose protein sequence is MNAPPVFPLRTPHRYSLSEPPTGIPSQNAPPNAPPVFLSERPHRYSLSEPPTGIPSQNAPTGIPSQNAPTGIPLRTPTGIPSQNAPPVFPLRTPTGVPSQNAPTGIPPRTPHRYSFSERPTGIPSQNAPTGIPSQNAPPVFPLRTPTGVPSQNAPPVFLPEPPPVFLLRTPHRYSLSERPTGIPLRTPPPVFPLRTPTGIPSQNAPTGIPSQNAPPVFPLRTLHRYSLSERPTGIPSQNPPPVFPLRTPTGIPSQNAPTGIPSQNAPPVFPLRTPTGIPSQNAPPVFPLRTPPPVFPLRTPHRYSLSERPHRYSSQNPPPVFPLRTPHRYSLSEPSTGIPLRTPTGIPSQNAPPVFPLRTPTGVPSQNAPTGIPSQNPPPVFLLRTPHRYSLSERPTGIPSQNAPPVFPLRTPHRYSLSEPSTGIPSQNAPPVSPLRTPHRYSLSERPTGIPSQNDEEEDDRDIEGE